The following proteins come from a genomic window of Brevibacillus antibioticus:
- a CDS encoding GNAT family N-acetyltransferase: protein MSQHSAEIYHHFSSKDVTKFMDIEPCKDIREAEEIIQFHLDDSGCRWGLFDITTSGLIGTAGFHLWQVTKEFSKAEIGYDLAKEYWGIGLMQEAVIPIIDFGFTTMKLDLIEATVDPANLRSTRLLNRLGFQKQKELKDNLVYSKIRLVTAYVS from the coding sequence ATATCTCAACACTCCGCGGAGATTTATCATCACTTTTCTTCAAAAGATGTTACAAAGTTCATGGATATCGAACCGTGTAAAGATATAAGAGAAGCTGAGGAGATTATTCAATTCCACCTAGACGACTCCGGTTGTCGCTGGGGTTTATTTGATATAACGACCTCAGGGTTAATCGGTACAGCTGGATTTCATTTGTGGCAAGTTACCAAAGAATTTTCAAAGGCTGAAATTGGGTATGATCTCGCAAAGGAGTATTGGGGTATAGGATTAATGCAAGAAGCCGTGATCCCAATTATCGATTTTGGATTTACCACAATGAAGTTAGATTTGATTGAAGCTACTGTTGACCCCGCAAACTTGCGATCGACTCGTTTGCTTAATCGGCTAGGTTTTCAAAAGCAAAAAGAATTAAAGGACAATCTTGTTTATAGTAAAATAAGACTCGTTACCGCTTACGTATCCTAG